A stretch of the Papaver somniferum cultivar HN1 chromosome 6, ASM357369v1, whole genome shotgun sequence genome encodes the following:
- the LOC113291414 gene encoding uncharacterized protein LOC113291414 has translation MTHTEGTNSGATESQNVLPLNQEGERVGIVTDPITQVRKLGTTREEDEQQRIEEAPPTHPYLNELHKELEGHIRREQELRRLIKASNAEKSAKEIMENAEEEEEDPVATTQEAMTRYLETNYRVVKQNNYNFMASPYSSEITAYQYTEDYISPKYKIYNGQGNAREHLSRFLSDMYDRATDGKQCLREFPKSLTDTTFTWYDNLKSGSINSWSTMSTLFLIKFYSAKRKVTTIDLSKCNQRSGEEIGKYIARFRLLTLNYHEDVREEALVEICVR, from the coding sequence ATGACACACACAGAAGGCACTAACTCAGGCGCGACAGAGAGCCAAAACGTTCTTCCGCTCAATCAAGAAGGCGAGAGGGTGGGGATAGTGACAGACCCGATCACACAAGTGAGAAAACTAGGCACTACacgtgaagaagatgaacaacagAGAATTGAGGAAGCGCCACCCACCCATCCTTACCTCAATGAGCTACATAAGGAACTAGAAGGACATATACGCAGGGAACAAGAACTAAGAAGACTCATAAAGGCATCCAATGCCGAAAAGAGCGCCAAAGAAATAATGGAGAAcgcagaggaggaagaagaagaccccGTAGCTACAACGCAAGAGGCGATGACAAGATACTTAGAAACGAATTATAGAGTTGTAAAGCAAAACAATTACAACTTCATGGCGAGTCCTTATTCCTCTGAAATAACAGCATATCAATACACGGAGGACTACATTTCACCCAAATATAAGATTTATAATGGTCAAGGTAACGCAAGAGAGCACCTCAGCAGGTTCTTATCCGATATGTATGATCGCGCAACTGATGGGAAACAATGCTTAAGAGAGTTCCCAAAGTCGTTAACTGATACAACATTCACTTGGTATGATAACCTAAAGTCAGGAAGCATCAACTCGTGGTCAACCATGTCTACGCTCTTCCTCATAAAATTCTACTCAGCAAAGAGGAAAGTCACAACAATAGACCTGAGTAAGTGCAATCAACGCTCAGGCGAGGAGATAGGAAAATACATAGCCAGATTTCGCCTACTCACCCTTAATTACCATGAGGACGTCAGGGAAGAAGCGCTAGTGGAAATTTGCGTACGATAG